The following coding sequences are from one Triticum aestivum cultivar Chinese Spring chromosome 5A, IWGSC CS RefSeq v2.1, whole genome shotgun sequence window:
- the LOC123105866 gene encoding probable protein phosphatase 2C 28 yields MAAVMDYFRSCWGARSRAGRRGKKGSDAAGRQDGLLWYKDAGQAATGDFSMAVVQANNLLEDQSQVESGSLSMADPGPQGTFVGVYDGHGGPETSRFINDNMFHHLRRFATEHKCMSADVIRKAFQATEDGFLSVVSKEWSMKPQIAAVGSCCLVGVICSGTLYIANAGDSRAVLGRLVKATGQVVAMQLSAEHNACYEEVRQELQSSHPHDPQIVVLKHNVWRVKGLIQISRSIGDVYLKRPEYNRSPLHSKFRLRETFKKPILSSEPAIAVHQIQPSDQFVIFASDGLWEHLSNQEAVDLVQSNPRNGIARKLVKAAMQEAAKKREMRYSDLKKIERGVRRHFHDDITVVVVFLDASAVSRAGWSKSPPVSVRGGGVSVPANSLAPFSAPTMVSSTY; encoded by the exons ATGGCGGCGGTGATGGACTACTTCAGGTCGTGCTGGGGCGCGCGGTCCCGGGCCGGGCGGCGGGGCAAGAAGGGCTCGGACGCCGCCGGCCGCCAGGACGGGCTGCTGTGGTACAAGGACGCCGGCCAGGCGGCCACCGGCGACTTCTCCATGGCGGTGGTGCAGGCCAACAACCTGCTGGAGGACCAGAGCCAGGTGGAGTCCGGCTCGCTCTCCATGGCCGACCCCGGCCCGCAGGGCACCTTCGTCGGCGTCTATGACGGCCATGGCGGCCCGGAGACCTCCCGCTTCATCAATGACAACATGTTCCACCATCTCAGAA GATTTGCAACCGAGCACAAGTGCATGTCGGCCGATGTGATCCGGAAAGCCTTCCAAGCAACCGAGGACGGCTTCCTTTCCGTAGTCAGCAAGGAATGGTCTATGAAGCCTCAGATCGCAGCAGTGGGCTCTTGCTGCCTGGTCGGCGTGATTTGCTCCGGAACTCTCTACATCGCAAACGCCGGTGACTCGCGTGCGGTTCTCGGAAGGCTTGTCAAGGCGACCGGTCAGGTTGTGGCCATGCAGTTATCGGCAGAGCACAACGCGTGCTATGAGGAAGTTAGGCAGGAGCTACAGTCATCACACCCTCATGATCCACAAATCGTGGTTCTGAAACACAACGTTTGGCGTGTGAAGGGCCTCATCCAG ATCTCAAGATCTATCGGAGATGTATATCTGAAAAGACCAGAGTATAACAGATCACCTCTACATAGCAAGTTTCGGCTCCGGGAAACCTTCAAGAAGCCAATTCTTAGTTCTGAACCTGCGATTGCTGTTCACCAAATACAACCGAGTGATCAGTTTGTTATATTTGCTTCTGACGGGCTATGGGAGCACCTCAGCAATCAGGAAGCAGTTGACCTTGTCCAAAGTAACCCTCGTAAT GGGATCGCTCGAAAGCTAGTGAAAGCCGCGATGCAAGAGGCGGCCAAGAAGAGGGAGATGAGATACTCGGACCTGAAGAAGATCGAGCGTGGGGTGCGGCGGCATTTCCATGACGACATAACGGTGGTCGTGGTGTTCCTGGACGCGAGCGCGGTGAGCAGGGCGGGGTGGAGCAAGAGCCCGCCGGTGTCGGTGCGAGGGGGCGGCGTGAGCGTCCCTGCCAACTCCCTCGCGCCTTTCTCGGCCCCCACCATGGTGAGCAGCACCTActga
- the LOC123105867 gene encoding protein CHAPERONE-LIKE PROTEIN OF POR1, chloroplastic: MATALSLGGAGAGAAGHLLRRRPASVARCCAAPRRSSPSRRRAPTRRLAASRADDSSPAPFEMTVEGALKLLGVAEGASFDEILRAKKAVVASCKDDPDAVAQVEVAYDMLLMQSLSRRRAGKVVDSSVRYADVKPVKTAGTAPQWMQSAMKNVPLTLEAPASSSLGIQSSIYGALMVFTYASGTSTSLPSAYTSPDVPGFILATGFGASLYFLSKKNMNLGKAALITVGGLAVGATVGSGVESWLQVDIVPFLGIHSPAVVVTEFILFSQLLVSLFVR; encoded by the exons ATGGCCACGGCCCTCTCCCTCGGcggtgccggcgccggcgccgccggccacctcctccgcaGGCGCCCCGCCTCCGTGGCCAGGTGCTGCGCCGCGCCCCGCCGCAGCTCCCCCTCGCGCCGCCGGGCCCCGACGCGGCGCCTGGCCGCCTCGCGCGCGGACGACTCCTCGCCGGCGCCCTTCGAGATgacggtggagggcgcgctcaAGCTGCTCGGCGTCGCCGAGGGCGCCTCCTTCGACGAGATCCTCCGCGCCAAGAAGGCCGTCGTCGCCTCCTGCAAGGACGACCCGGACGCCGTCGCCCag GTCGAGGTTGCCTATGACATGCTGCTAATGCAGAGCTTATCGCGCCGGAGGGCTGGCAAGGTTGTCGATAGCAGCGTCCGCTACGCCGATGTGAAACCTGTCAAGACTGCAGGAACAGCACCGCAATGGATGCAGTCAGCCATGAAGAACGTGCCTCTCACATTGGAGGCCCCAGCTTCGAGCAGCTTGGGCATCCAGTCATCCATTTATGGTGCGCTGATGGTTTTCACATATGCTAGTGGAACCTCTACGTCTTTACCATCAGCGTACACTAGCCCTGATGTGCCTGGATTTATCCTAGCAACAGGATTCGGTGCTTCATTGTATTTTCTGTCCAAGAAAAACATGAACTTAG GTAAGGCCGCATTGATCACCGTCGGGGGGCTGGCAGTCGGTGCGACGGTCGGGTCCGGCGTGGAGAGCTGGCTGCAGGTTGACATTGTGCCCTTCCTGGGCATCCACTCCCCCGCGGTCGTCGTCACCGAATTCATTCTCTTCTCGCAATTGTTGGTGTCGCTGTTCGTTAGGTAG